Proteins encoded by one window of Streptomyces clavuligerus:
- a CDS encoding cobyric acid synthase has product MTGGGLLVAGTTSDAGKSVVTAGICRWLVRQGLKVAPFKGQNMSLNSYVTRDGAEIGRAQAMQARAARVEPTALMNPVLLKPGGDRTSQVVLLGRPVGEMGARGYFGSPQAPGDSPGPLRGGGREALFGTVMECLEELRATHDAVICEGAGSPAEINLRRTDIVNMGVARAAQLPVLVVGDIDRGGVFASFFGTTALLTAEDQRLVSGYLVNKFRGDVSLLEPGLDMLRGLTGRPTYGVLPYAHGLGIDEEDGLRVSLRGAVRESRPTPPAGEDVLRVAVCAVPLMSNFTDVDALAAEPGVVVRFVDRPEELADADLVVVPGTRGTVGALRWLRERGLARELARRAAAGRPVLGICGGFQLLGEHIEDGIESRAGSVPGLGLLPVRVRFHAGKTLARPVGTALGERVEGYEIHHGVADVLGGEPFLDGCRVGAVWGTHWHGSLESDGFRREFLRRVAADAGRRFVPAPDTSFDALREEQLDRLGDLIEEHTDTDALLRLIEQGAPAGLPFVAPGAPELVEETA; this is encoded by the coding sequence ATGACCGGAGGCGGACTGCTCGTCGCGGGCACCACGTCCGACGCGGGCAAGAGCGTCGTCACCGCGGGGATCTGCCGCTGGCTGGTGCGCCAGGGGCTGAAGGTGGCCCCCTTCAAGGGGCAGAACATGTCGCTCAACTCCTATGTGACCCGGGACGGCGCGGAGATCGGCCGGGCGCAGGCGATGCAGGCGCGGGCCGCCCGGGTGGAGCCGACCGCGCTGATGAACCCGGTCCTGCTCAAGCCCGGCGGGGACCGCACCAGCCAGGTCGTGCTGCTGGGCCGCCCGGTGGGCGAGATGGGCGCCCGGGGCTACTTCGGCTCCCCCCAGGCCCCCGGGGACTCCCCCGGACCGCTGCGCGGGGGCGGCCGGGAGGCCCTGTTCGGCACCGTCATGGAGTGCCTGGAGGAGTTGCGCGCCACCCATGACGCGGTGATCTGCGAGGGCGCGGGCAGCCCCGCCGAGATCAATCTGCGGCGTACGGACATCGTGAACATGGGCGTCGCCCGGGCCGCGCAACTGCCGGTGCTCGTCGTCGGCGACATCGACCGGGGCGGCGTCTTCGCCTCGTTCTTCGGCACCACGGCCCTGCTCACGGCCGAGGACCAGCGGCTGGTCTCCGGCTATCTCGTCAACAAGTTCCGCGGCGACGTGTCCCTCCTCGAACCGGGGCTCGACATGCTCCGGGGGCTGACCGGGCGGCCGACGTACGGGGTGCTGCCGTACGCGCACGGCCTCGGCATCGACGAGGAGGACGGGCTCCGGGTCTCGCTGCGGGGCGCGGTCCGCGAGTCCCGGCCGACCCCGCCGGCGGGCGAGGACGTGCTCCGGGTCGCGGTCTGCGCGGTGCCGCTGATGTCGAACTTCACCGACGTCGACGCGCTGGCCGCCGAGCCGGGCGTCGTCGTCCGCTTCGTCGACCGCCCGGAGGAGCTGGCCGACGCCGATCTGGTCGTCGTCCCCGGCACCCGGGGCACCGTCGGCGCCCTGCGGTGGCTGCGGGAGCGCGGACTCGCCCGGGAGCTGGCCCGCCGGGCCGCCGCGGGCCGTCCCGTGCTCGGCATCTGCGGCGGGTTCCAGCTCCTGGGCGAGCACATCGAGGACGGGATCGAGTCCCGCGCCGGGTCCGTGCCCGGTCTGGGGCTGCTGCCCGTACGGGTGCGCTTCCACGCCGGCAAGACGCTGGCCCGGCCGGTGGGCACCGCGCTCGGTGAGCGGGTGGAGGGGTACGAGATCCATCACGGTGTCGCCGACGTCCTGGGCGGCGAACCCTTCCTGGACGGCTGCCGGGTCGGCGCGGTGTGGGGCACCCACTGGCACGGCTCGCTGGAGAGCGACGGCTTCCGCCGGGAGTTCCTGCGGCGGGTCGCGGCGGACGCGGGGCGGCGTTTCGTCCCCGCGCCGGACACCTCGTTCGACGCGCTGCGCGAGGAACAGCTCGACCGGCTCGGCGATCTGATCGAAGAACACACGGACACGGACGCGCTGCTGCGGCTGATCGAGCAGGGCGCGCCCGCCGGACTTCCCTTTGTCGCGCCCGGAGCGCCCGAACTGGTCGAGGAGACCGCATGA
- a CDS encoding inorganic phosphate transporter, whose protein sequence is MEHITLLLAIVIVTALVFDFTNGFHDTANAMATTISTGAMKPKAAVAMSAVLNLVGAFMSVEVAKTISSGMVDESGITPEVIFAALVGAILWNLLTWLVGLPSSSSHALMGGLIGATIASVGISGVNGGTVVTKVLIPALAAPLVAGIGGYLAAKLTYKLGKNIDDKTSAKGYRAGQIASAGLVSLAHGTNDAQKTMGIITLALVAGDVLAPGSNPPMWVIVSAGVAIALGTYLGGWRIIRTMGKGLTDLQPQQGFAAQTSAASVILASSNLGFSLSTTHSCSGAVMGSGLGRKGGVVRWSTATRMFVAWGLTLPAAGLVAALSELVTKQGPWGVGVVLAFLIGSSVAIWVYSRRQVVDHTNVNEAETAEETDAPGVVTTAMAAVTPPPAGVVTGQDGFQKTPATPATAPDSGPASPAAV, encoded by the coding sequence ATGGAACACATCACGCTGCTGCTCGCGATTGTGATCGTGACGGCTCTCGTGTTCGATTTCACGAACGGTTTCCACGACACCGCCAACGCGATGGCGACGACCATCTCGACCGGCGCGATGAAGCCCAAAGCCGCGGTGGCCATGTCCGCCGTGCTCAACCTCGTCGGCGCGTTCATGTCCGTGGAGGTCGCCAAGACGATCTCCAGCGGCATGGTCGACGAGTCAGGCATCACACCAGAAGTGATCTTCGCGGCGCTCGTCGGCGCCATCCTCTGGAATCTCCTGACGTGGCTGGTCGGCCTGCCGTCCAGCTCCTCGCACGCCCTCATGGGCGGTCTGATCGGCGCGACCATAGCCTCGGTCGGCATCAGCGGCGTCAACGGCGGCACCGTCGTCACCAAGGTGCTGATCCCCGCCCTCGCGGCCCCCCTGGTGGCCGGTATCGGCGGTTACCTCGCCGCGAAGCTGACCTACAAGCTCGGCAAGAACATCGACGACAAGACCAGCGCCAAGGGCTACCGCGCGGGGCAGATCGCCTCGGCCGGCCTGGTCTCGCTCGCCCACGGCACCAACGACGCCCAGAAGACGATGGGCATCATCACGCTGGCCCTGGTCGCCGGCGATGTCCTCGCCCCCGGCTCCAACCCGCCCATGTGGGTCATCGTCTCCGCCGGTGTCGCGATCGCCCTCGGCACCTACCTCGGTGGCTGGCGCATCATCCGCACCATGGGCAAGGGCCTGACCGACCTCCAGCCGCAGCAGGGCTTCGCCGCCCAGACCAGCGCCGCGAGCGTCATCCTGGCCTCCTCGAACCTGGGCTTCTCGCTCTCCACCACCCACTCCTGCTCCGGCGCCGTCATGGGCTCGGGCCTCGGCCGCAAGGGCGGTGTGGTCCGCTGGTCCACCGCCACCCGGATGTTCGTCGCCTGGGGTCTGACCCTGCCGGCCGCCGGTCTGGTCGCCGCCCTCTCCGAGCTGGTCACCAAGCAGGGCCCCTGGGGCGTCGGTGTCGTCCTCGCCTTCCTGATCGGCTCCTCCGTCGCGATCTGGGTCTACTCCCGCCGCCAGGTCGTCGACCACACCAACGTGAACGAGGCCGAGACCGCCGAGGAGACGGACGCTCCCGGTGTGGTCACCACCGCCATGGCCGCCGTCACCCCGCCGCCCGCCGGTGTCGTCACCGGTCAGGACGGGTTCCAGAAGACCCCGGCCACCCCGGCCACCGCCCCCGACTCCGGCCCGGCCAGCCCGGCCGCGGTGTAA
- a CDS encoding class II aldolase/adducin family protein has translation MTDYVRQDAIDTTWRAVVDTARRTAAEGLVVGTSGNVSARLGELILVTPSGVPYDRLSPDDVVGVDLDGRQVLGTLGPTSELPLHLEVYRHTGARAVVHTHAVHATAVSTLVRELPAIHYMTAALGGPVRVAEYALYGTEELARNLAGALEGRTAALLRNHGTVVYADTLDRAYDHTAQLEWMCHLWLLASSLPGRTPTLLTSAQLAETASKLSTYGQPG, from the coding sequence ATGACCGATTACGTGCGGCAGGACGCGATCGACACGACCTGGCGGGCCGTGGTGGACACCGCCCGCAGGACCGCCGCCGAGGGCCTGGTGGTGGGCACATCGGGCAATGTCTCGGCCCGGCTCGGCGAACTGATCCTGGTCACCCCCAGCGGGGTGCCCTACGACCGGCTCTCCCCGGACGACGTCGTGGGCGTCGACCTCGACGGACGGCAGGTGCTCGGCACGCTCGGACCCACGAGTGAGCTGCCGCTCCATCTGGAGGTCTACCGCCACACCGGGGCGCGCGCCGTCGTCCACACCCACGCCGTGCACGCCACGGCCGTCTCCACGCTGGTGCGGGAGCTGCCCGCGATCCACTACATGACCGCCGCGCTCGGCGGGCCGGTGCGGGTGGCGGAGTACGCGCTCTACGGGACGGAGGAGCTGGCGCGGAACCTGGCGGGGGCGCTGGAGGGGCGGACGGCCGCGCTGCTGAGGAATCACGGGACGGTCGTGTACGCCGACACCCTCGACCGGGCCTACGACCACACGGCCCAGCTCGAATGGATGTGCCACCTCTGGCTCCTCGCCTCCTCCCTCCCGGGCCGCACCCCGACGCTCCTCACCTCCGCGCAGCTCGCGGAGACCGCGTCCAAACTCTCGACATACGGCCAGCCGGGCTGA
- a CDS encoding alpha/beta hydrolase — translation MRPVTAAAAAATTLLGLGAATFAVGRHTSDAILRPTPDRPFPGDPRLTVHALDEDRVTLSRTLAAGRPGVYGLRGPGVHAVVGPVLEEVTRSADTLVRRVERVVHGVLEPGARVRLTPQLHRGDPAAALGIEYADVTVPGELGPLPAWSVPGARETWVIAVHGLGTTREHPLNLLPFLHRRRIPVLGVGYRGDPDAPRSPDGMGHLGDTEWRDLDAALRFAVRGGARRVVLYGWSTGATMALHTAADSALRDRISGLVLDSPVLDKDATLHALAAARHTPAPLVPLAVRAARSRAGLYDGRQLPAPVADAQTLRVPTLILHGPDDTVAPWEPSRELAARRPDLVGLTTVRGAPHAAMWNADPERYEEALRRFLTPLI, via the coding sequence GTGCGACCGGTCACCGCGGCGGCAGCGGCTGCCACCACCCTGTTGGGCCTCGGCGCAGCCACCTTCGCCGTCGGCCGCCACACCAGCGACGCCATCCTCCGCCCCACCCCCGACCGCCCCTTCCCCGGCGACCCCCGCCTCACGGTCCACGCCCTCGACGAGGACCGCGTCACCCTCAGCCGCACCCTCGCCGCGGGCCGCCCCGGCGTCTACGGGCTGCGCGGGCCCGGGGTCCACGCCGTGGTCGGCCCGGTCCTGGAGGAGGTGACCCGTTCCGCGGACACCCTCGTCCGCAGAGTGGAGCGCGTCGTCCACGGCGTCCTGGAACCGGGCGCCCGGGTCCGGCTCACCCCGCAGCTCCACCGGGGCGACCCGGCGGCAGCCCTCGGTATCGAGTACGCCGACGTCACCGTCCCCGGCGAGCTGGGCCCGCTCCCCGCGTGGTCCGTCCCCGGCGCCCGGGAGACCTGGGTCATCGCGGTCCACGGCCTGGGCACCACCCGCGAGCACCCTCTGAACCTCCTTCCGTTCCTGCACCGCCGCCGCATTCCGGTGCTGGGCGTCGGCTACCGCGGCGACCCCGACGCCCCTCGCTCCCCCGACGGCATGGGACACCTCGGCGACACCGAGTGGCGCGACCTCGACGCCGCTCTCCGCTTCGCAGTCCGGGGCGGCGCCCGCAGGGTCGTCCTGTACGGCTGGTCCACCGGCGCCACCATGGCGCTGCACACCGCCGCGGACTCCGCGCTGCGCGACCGGATCAGCGGACTGGTCCTCGACTCGCCGGTGCTCGACAAGGACGCGACCCTGCACGCCCTCGCCGCCGCCCGGCACACCCCCGCCCCGCTGGTGCCGCTCGCGGTCCGGGCGGCCCGCAGCCGGGCCGGGCTCTACGACGGCCGGCAGCTCCCGGCCCCGGTCGCGGACGCGCAGACGCTCCGGGTCCCCACGCTGATCCTCCACGGCCCGGACGACACCGTCGCCCCGTGGGAGCCCTCGCGCGAGCTGGCGGCCCGCCGCCCCGACCTGGTCGGGCTGACCACCGTCCGGGGCGCCCCGCACGCCGCCATGTGGAACGCCGACCCGGAGCGGTACGAGGAGGCGCTGCGCCGCTTCCTCACCCCCTTGATCTGA
- a CDS encoding cobalamin biosynthesis protein → MRAERIFVCGAAAGIAADLLLGDPRRGHPVAAFGRAAGAVERVLWRDHRGWGALHTAVCAGGTAAGAALLARGARRSPALSLALTAAVTWSVVGGTTLGREAGTIGAALAEGDTERARARLPHLCGRDPQALDERGMARAVVESVAENTSDAVVGALVWGALGGVPGLAAFRAVNTLDAMVGHRSPRYQRFGWASARLDDLAGWPGARLTAALAVLAGDDPKGAVRAWRADAHRHPSPNAGPVEAAFAGALGVRLGGTLAYGGRVEHRPVLNGGAGRPVEIADIERAARLSRRVGLLALGVSAVGRLAAGHMLRTARGGRGGTR, encoded by the coding sequence GTGCGGGCCGAACGGATCTTCGTCTGCGGCGCCGCCGCGGGCATCGCCGCCGATCTGCTGCTGGGCGACCCCCGCCGGGGCCACCCCGTCGCCGCCTTCGGGCGGGCCGCCGGGGCCGTCGAGCGGGTGCTCTGGCGCGACCACCGCGGCTGGGGCGCCCTGCACACCGCCGTCTGCGCCGGGGGCACCGCCGCGGGCGCCGCGCTGCTGGCCCGGGGCGCGCGCCGCAGCCCGGCGCTCTCGCTGGCGCTGACCGCCGCCGTGACCTGGTCCGTCGTCGGCGGCACCACCCTGGGCCGGGAGGCCGGGACCATCGGTGCCGCGCTGGCCGAAGGGGACACCGAACGCGCCCGGGCGCGGCTGCCGCATCTGTGCGGCCGTGATCCGCAGGCCCTGGACGAGCGGGGGATGGCCCGCGCCGTGGTGGAGTCCGTGGCCGAGAACACCTCCGACGCCGTCGTCGGCGCGCTGGTGTGGGGCGCGCTCGGGGGTGTGCCCGGACTCGCCGCGTTCCGCGCGGTCAACACCCTGGACGCGATGGTCGGCCACCGCTCCCCCCGCTACCAGCGCTTCGGCTGGGCCTCGGCCCGGCTGGACGATCTCGCGGGCTGGCCGGGGGCCCGGCTGACGGCCGCCCTCGCGGTGCTCGCGGGCGACGACCCGAAGGGCGCCGTACGGGCCTGGCGGGCCGACGCCCACCGGCACCCCAGCCCCAACGCCGGACCGGTCGAGGCGGCCTTCGCGGGCGCCCTCGGCGTACGGCTCGGCGGGACCCTCGCGTACGGCGGGCGGGTGGAGCACCGCCCGGTGCTCAACGGCGGCGCGGGCCGCCCGGTGGAGATCGCGGACATCGAGCGCGCGGCCCGGCTCTCCCGGCGGGTGGGGCTGCTGGCGCTGGGGGTCAGCGCGGTGGGGCGGCTCGCCGCCGGACACATGCTGCGGACAGCGCGCGGGGGACGGGGAGGGACACGATGA